From Miscanthus floridulus cultivar M001 chromosome 15, ASM1932011v1, whole genome shotgun sequence, the proteins below share one genomic window:
- the LOC136507340 gene encoding uncharacterized protein, with amino-acid sequence MDRSWIYGTQFTPAYVKGVEEFMKFFSERYPEDSHILCPCSKCLNQSLRPQDDVNDHIHIYGMSVAYTRWIHHGESADTVVVENLEQEVEGSDHDFGIHVDVADDDYDEDHGVPEMIGDLYAMAEADGEQLRFARVLEDAKKSLSPRSSHSKFSFLVRMLYIKSRYRIGNTAFSTMLKLLSSGYPQSELPKSYDEAKKYLGELGLGFENIHVCKNNCVLFRKRYYKENVCPVCKASRWQDETRNKRVPHKCTSEETQWHKKTRTPVNNVMSHPADGEAWKEFDIREPTFANDLRNLRLALATDGFNPFGNMSPKSPGKDFDLFLETLIEELLDLWKGVSTYDACTGRKFNLRAAVLWTHAWWRSLAFNGKRENKDQPGKFTLEEVLEELEKVKDVRPGKHPEIIGNKRKRNEGPRIYSRKGKTKDTTNARLDLHDMGIRPELHLQQHGNSVTAPPAPYVLGKDQKIEFFKFLKGIKFPDGYAANLARYISEDGSKVQGKLKTHSCHILLQRIIPAGLRGLVRKDVYEAVAELGTFFRELCSRNLRIDVVKRLKEEIPLILCKLEKIFPPAFFDVMVHLAVHLPDEALLRGPVQYGWMYPIERRLGTLKNFVRNRARPEGSIAEAYMASDTLTFCSRYMEDIDNRFNHDDGSDGEMPLPDDIFVFKHGVTLVGSNRSQYIDDVDLNKLVWYVLNNCEEAEEYLE; translated from the exons ATGGATAGAAGCTGGAtttatgggacacaattcacacctgcatatgtgaaaggagttgaagagttcatgaaATTTTTTAGTGAAAGATACCCCGAAGACAGCCACATACTTTGTCCGTGCAGCAAATGTCTTAATCAAAGTTTACGGCCTCAGGATGATGTAAATGACCATATACACATTTATGGAATGTCAGTTGCATACAccaggtggattcatcatggggagtCGGCAGATACTGTAGTAGTTGAAAATTTGGAGCAGGAGGTCGAAGGAAGTGATCATGACTTTGGGATACATGTGGATGTGGccgatgatgattatgatgaggatCACGGAGTACCAGAGATGATAGGAGATCTATATGCTATGGCAGAGGCTGATGGAGAACAATTAAGGTTTGCAAGAGTCCTTGAAGATGCGAAGAAGTCACTTAGCCCGAGATCTAGCCATTCAAAATTCTCTTTTCTGGTGAGGATGTTGTATATCAAGTCTCGTTATCGAATTGGCAATACAGCATTTTCCACAATGCTGAAGTTGTTGTCATCAGGATACCCTCAGAGTGAGTTGCCAAAATCATATGATGAGGCCAAGAAATATCTTGGAGAACTGGGCCTTGGTTTCGAAAAcatccatgtgtgcaagaacaatTGTGTGTTGTTTCGGAAGAGGTATTATAAAGAGAATgtgtgcccagtatgcaaggcgtcTAGATGGCAAGATGAAACTAGGAACAAGCGGGTTCCACACAAG TGCACTTCTGAGGAAACACAATGGCATAAGAAAACGAGGACGCCAGTCAATAATGTAATGAGCCATCCAGCTGATGGAGAAGCATGGAAGGAGTTCGACATTAGGGAACCAACCTTTGCAAATGATTTGAGGAACCTGAGGCTTGCCTTAGCTACCGATggattcaatccatttggcaacatGA GTCCAAAATctccaggaaaggattttgaTTTGTTCCTTGAGACCCTAATTGAAGAACTGCTCGATCTATGGAAGGGTGTCAGTACCTACGATGCATGTACTGGTCGGAAGTTTAACCTTCGTGCTGCCGTGCTATG GACACATGCATGGTGGAGAAGCTTGGCTTTCAATGGTAAGCGTGAAAACAAAGATCAGCCAGGCAAGTTCActttggaggaggtcctagaggagctAGAGAAGGTGAAAGATGTTAGGCCAGGGAAGCATCCTGAAATTATTGGAAATAAAAGGAAGCGCAACGAGGGTCCAAGGATTTATAGCCGCAAA GGCAAGACCAAGGACACAACCaatgctaggctagatttgcatgatatggGCATAAGACCTGAATTGCACTTACAACAGCATGGCAACTCAGtcactgctccacctgctccatatGTCTTGGGGAAGGATCAGAAAATCGAGTTCTTCAAGTTTCTCAAAGGTATCAAGTTTCCTGATGGATATGCGGCTAACctagcaagatacataagtgaAGATGGTTCGAAGGTGCAGGGAAAGCTGAAAACACATTCTTGCCACATACTCCTGCAAAGAATCATACCTGCTGGCCTAAGAGGACTGGTGAGGAAGGATGTATATGAAGCAGTTGCAGAGCTCGGGACCTTCTTCAGGGAACTATGCAGTAGAAATCTGAGGATTGATGTTGTCAAACGGCTAAAAGAAGAAATTCCATTGATCCtatgcaagcttgagaaaatCTTTCCACCTGCCTTCTTTGATGTCATGGTGCACTTGGCTGTCCATCTTCCTGATGAGGCACTGCTAAGAGGACCTGTTCAgtatggatggatgtacccaatagaaaGGCGGCTAGGCACTTTGAAGAATTTTGTAAGGAACAGGGCTAGGCCAGAAGGATCAATTGCTGAGGCATATATGGCAAGTGACACCTTGACTTTTTGTTCTAGGTATATGGAGGATATTGACAATAGATTTAACCATGATGATGGTAGTGATGGAGAGATGCCATTGCCTGATGACATCTTTGTTTTTAAGCATGGTGTTACTCTTGTTGGATCTAATAGGAGCCAGTACATTGATGATGTTGACCTCAATAAGTTAGTTTGGTATGTGCTAAATAATTGTGAAGAAGCTGAGGAATATTTGGAGTAA